One genomic region from Pseudochaenichthys georgianus chromosome 15, fPseGeo1.2, whole genome shotgun sequence encodes:
- the pex13 gene encoding peroxisome biogenesis factor 13 yields MDPQPPQKPWERMIPGAMGAPMNYRSANFGLAPGPVPIGRPVLTRMVPPVPPRSAQQSYRPSYSSFNSSSYSPYGGSMYGGYSPYSYGGGGGGGGGYGMGGGYGRPPHTEEVAPSRFVQQAEESSRGAFQSIESIVQAFGSVSMMLDATFSAVYSSFRAVLDVANHLTRLRSHLTRVLSAFALVRTLRYFYRRLQRLLGRRSDAEVDDLWADSSSDALATSVSRGDGAGIEGQPVKSWPILLFFVVVLGGPYLIWKLLSSDPGSEESATNWASGDDDHVVARAEYDFSAASEEEISVRAGDMLNLAPKEQQPKVRGWLLASFDGQTTGLVPANYVKVLGKRRGLKHAEMERLAQVRQGTTQASVTALSSHQQPSHAPGFPPGLGSASAPVSQEALLDLVYRETPAPFSVGTSNSSMPSIVRNIPEKTDL; encoded by the exons ATGGATCCACAGCCTCCTCAGAAACCATGGGAAAGGATGATCCCAGGGGCAATGGGTGCACCTATGAATTACAG ATCTGCAAACTTTGGCTTGGCTCCAGGCCCCGTTCCTATAGGCCGTCCCGTCCTGACCAGAATGGTTCCCCCGGTGCCCCCTCGCTCCGCCCAGCAGTCTTACCGACCTTCCTACAGCTCTTTTAACTCCTCTTCTTACAGCCCCTATGGGGGCTCCATGTATGGAGGCTACAGCCCATACAGctatggtggtggtggtggtggtggtggtggctaCGGCATGGGAGGAGGGTACGGCCGCCCCCCTCACACGGAAGAGGTCGCCCCCAGCCGGTTCGTGCAGCAGGCGGAGGAGAGCAGTCGCGGAGCCTTCCAGTCCATCGAGAGCATCGTCCAGGCCTTTGGCTCCGTCAGCATGATGCTGGACGCCACCTTTTCAGCCGTGTACAGCAGTTTCCGTGCTGTGCTGGATGTAGCCAACCACCTCACACGGCTGCGCTCACACCTCACCAGAGTTCTGTCAGCCTTCGCTCTGGTACGCACCTTGCGCTACTTCTACCGACGGTTACAGAGGCTGCTGGGCCGGAGATCAGACGCTGAGGTGGACGACTTGTGGGCAGACAGTTCAAGTGATGCCCTTGCTACAAGTGTGTCCAGAGGGGATGGAGCGGGGATTGAGGGCCAGCCTGTGAAGTCCTGGCCTATCCTTCTGTTCTTCGTTGTAGTTTTGGGGGGACCCTACCTTATCTGGAAACTGCTGAGCTCTGACCCTGGCTCTGAGGAAAGCG CCACTAACTGGGCGAGTGGGGATGATGACCATGTGGTGGCCAGAGCAGAGTATGACTTCTCTGCTGCGTCTGAGGAGGAGATCTCTGTGCGGGCCGGAGACATGCTCAACCTCGCCCCTAAAG AGCAACAGCCCAAGGTGCGTGGCTGGCTGCTGGCCAGCTTTGATGGCCAGACCACAGGACTCGTCCCAGCCAACTACGTCAAGGTCCTGGGGAAGAGGAGAGGCTTGAAGCATGCAGAGATGGAGAGGCTTGCTCAGGTCCGGCAAGGCACCACACAGGCCTCAGTAACAGCGCTTTCTTCTCACCAACAGCCAAGTCATGCCCCAGGCTTTCCACCGGGTCTCGGCTCAGCCTCCGCCCCTGTTTCTCAAGAGGCCCTGCTAGATTTAGTGTACAGAGAAACCCCCGCTCCCTTTAGTGTGGGAACATCCAACTCCAGTATGCCCTCGATAGTGCGAAACATCCCTGAGAAGACGGACCTGTGA